TTCCTGGCCTTGCTTGCTGAAAATTTAACTGTGAAATGATCTTCACAGTATATTGCCGAAACGGGAAGGACCCCAAACGTGGTAACTGGTCAACATATTGTTGTCTTTGATGGTTTAAATGAAACAGAAGAAGTTCTGAAAGCAGTATTAGAGCCACAGGGTTGTCGGGTTAATCGAGTACGAATGCAGAACAGAGTTGAAGTTTCCGGTCATCAAGAAACTCCCAGTATTATTATCGTGCATGATGATGATTCGACTGAATCCACAACAAATCAGCTCGGTTGGAACGAAGTCCCCAAAGTTATCATTGGTTCAGTAAAGGCACCAAAACCAGAGAATACTACTGCTTCCACTCGCTTTCTCGTTCAACCATTTCAATACGCCGAATTGATTGATTCGATTGAAAGTCTCTTGCAACAACCTCAGTCAACGCATTGACGACACGTAATTTCTCCCCACACATCTCAGTTCGGGCTGAAGCTAGTATTTGAACATGGCTTCCCATTGGGATATGATGCTAATTAGGGTGAAAATTACACAAAATGAGCAATGGCAACAATGAAGCGATACAATGTCCCCCCCATGGTGGATGCACGTTTGCAAAGCTTATATAAGAGCTGACTAGCGGGAATCCTGATACTCAACTTATTCAAGAATAATCTAAATGAATCAATCCAGATATTTGCTCACTTTGAATAGATAGCAGACAATATCTCAACGTGCTGCAGGTCCAGTCGTTGGCTGGGAACAACAAACAATGAAAAGGTTTATTGAGAAAGAGGTATCCAAAGCAACGCTACTGGTAATCCAGGGTGTTGATTTGGGAACTCGGTTTAAGCTCGGCACTGAACCAGCGGGAGTAGGGCGAGGTGTTCGAAACGAAATTCGGATCCTGGATACCGAAGCATCCAGACGACATGCCCTGATTTCATTCAAAAATGGTTCCTACATCATCACCGACCAGAATAGCTCTAACGGCACCCTGGTAAATGGAACACAAATTCAATCGATTAAATTAAACAATGGAGACCACATCTTAATCGGTCGCAGCCTGCTTCTTTTTTCGAATCAATCAATCGATGAAGATTCCCGCTATATGGCTGAGAAGGTCGATTTAATCAGCAATGAGGAATCTCACCACTCCAGTATTACACACGAAGTAAATCACCACTTCGATTCTGTGATTCTTGATACAGCCGACGTTTCTGGAATTATTCCACAACATGAAGTTCAAAATGACCTCCAAGCGCTTTATCGTGTTGCTGAGGCTTCTGTCAGCCCGACCATCTCCCAGGAAGAACTGCTCAAACGAATTCTCGACCTCACAATAAATACCGTAGGCGCGGACAGGGGCTGTATGTTGATCACTGACCCGCAATCGGGTGAAATCCTTCCGCAGATCTATAGTAGTAGAGAAAAGATAAAAGCTGGATCGCGTATGCCGGTCTCTCATAGCATCGTTGATTATGTCCTCAATAAAAAACAGGGAGTCCGTACTTCGGACGCACAGCGAGACCAGCGTTTTGATGGAGGAGGCAGTATTCTCCAGGCAGGAATCCGTGAAGCCATGTGTGTTCCCATGCAGGGAAGACACGAATTAATGGGGGTCATTTATGTCGATACGACAACATCACATCCTGAAAGCCTGCTAAAAAATGGTGCCGTTGAAAAATTCAGCGAAGAACATCTGAGATTACTGGTAGCGATCGGGCGTCAGTCGGCACTGGCAATTGAGAACTATCGATTCCAAAACGCCATGTTAAAGGCGGAACGCTTTGCCGCCATGGGACAAACCATTGCCACATTGAGCCACCACATAAAAAATATTTTACAGGGAGTTCGTGGCGGTAGTTATCTGATCGACATGGGCCTGAATAAATCCGAAGAGGATTTAGTACGTAAAGGCTGGAACATTGTTGAAAAAAATCAGAATAAAATCTATCACCTGGTTATGGACATGCTCACTTTCAGCACAGAGCGAAAGCCCGCACTGGAACCAGGATCGATCAACACTCCCGTCAAAGACGTTTATGAATTGATGCAAGCACGGGCTGAAGAATGTGGTGTTAAACTAAAGTGTGAACTGGCAGAAGATCTCCCAGACTCTGTTTTTGATCATGAGGGAATTCATCGAGCTGTTTTGAATATTGTGATCAACGCCATTGATGCCGTAGAAGGTTCTGAGAGCGAAGGGATTGTCCTGATCGAAACCACGTTTTTAGCCAAATCTGATCAGATTTTAGTTATGATTTCTGATAATGGTGCAGGCATTCCAGAAGAGCAAATCAGCAAAATCTTCAACCTGTTTGAATCGACAAAGGGTGCAAGAGGCACTGGAATCGGACTTGCTGTGAGTCAGAAGATTATTCGAGAACATGGTGGCGAAATCAAAATCGAAAGTGAACCAGAGAAAGGCTCGCGTTTCACGCTCTCCATCCCCTGTCTGGATGAAGATCATCCACCAGTTGCTACCTTGTAGAACCATCGCTTTTTAAAAGGCGAGCTTATTTCGTCCAGGTTTAGAACGGCTGTTACTGCTTCCTTTCAAGTTCTGTTCTAATTCAGATAGATTTGCCCCAATGGGCTGTTTTAATTCCGACCAGGTTGCAGCCTTACAAGTTGACAAAAGTTGAAAATCACTTGACATAATTTTAACTAAAGGCGGAAGCTTCTGTTCTTGTAAGATGATCCCTCCTGGTGAAACTAACGGACGTTGAGTCACCTCCTCGCCGAATAGACTTTTCATAGCCTCCAAAAATGTGGTGCTCGTTGATTGAGAAGCATTCCCACTCTCAGCCAGTAAATTCAACCGCTCAATCATAAAGCCATTCGAACTACCCCACCACTGGATTAACTTTTTCTTCTGGAGAGAGGGGGGAATAGCAAATAAAGATACAGTCCTTGATAAATCTGCACGAACAGCGGAAGTTGAGGGTGCTGGCATAAATATCGAATCGTCGGCAAAAATTTGTAAAGAACCTGTGCCTGCTGAAGTTCCGAGAGACTCTTGAAATGTAAAAACAGATCCTCCTGGAGCAAACGTGCTTTGTTTCAAAGACACTTGAATTGACGGCGAACCCGATCTTGGTGCATCAAATGTAAAAAGATTTTGCAATCCTAATAAGAGGCCATTTTGAATCTCTAGACTAAGTCGTAATGCGCGTGACTCAACAATCGTTCCAGAAGCAGTCAGAAAAGAACGATCGATCATAACCTGGCTCGTTTGCTTCGCAGCAGCAGGCTCCACATACACAACAGATTGAAAGCGTTTCTCGTTGAACAACATCGCTTTCAAAACACATTGGTCCAATGCCACTCGACTATTCTGGCAAATCAGAAAATGCTTAGGAATGACACCTCTTCGTTCAGCTGCAATTTGGAAGTTACCACCGACCATCTCCAAAGTCGAGTTTCTTGATGTGAAGAATGAAGAAATCGCAGTCGACTTTTTATCTCGAGAACGTTTTGGAGTAGCAGAAGGTGACAGTTTTAATTGTACGATAAGTGGGCTACCACCTGCTTTTTGCTGAAATTGCAAACGTACCTGTTTATTCTCTAATATGATGGGAGAGGTGTAGCAAATTCCTTCGCCATTTACGAGAACATTCGTAGGGCCTGATATTGCCGAACTTTTGAGAAACTCACTTAGATCACCTTTTGTCATGTCGAAGGTAACCGTTTTCGCTTTTGTGAACACTTTACGAAGTTGATCATAATTTTGAGGTCTATCCTGATACGCGCTGATTCGTTTCAGTTGGCCTTGGGAAAGAGATGTTAATTTGGCAGGGTCACAGCCTGCAATCAGTCCTCCTTCGGAAATCGCATAAACACTCTTCTGTTTGGAAAAATCCAGTAGAGACTTCACAAAAGCTGGAGTACGTAATTCACTCATTTTAGGAGGAATTTGATTATTAAATGCGTCTTCTGATACAACTTCTCCCCAGCTTTGCTGCCAGATACGGTGAGAATCAATTTGAAACATGTTATGAGTGTTATCGGAATCTATAGATTTTAAATAGAGAGGCCACCCCCACAGCAAACTGCTTTCCAATTGAAATTTGAGCCCACTGAAACGACTTTTATTTTGTGCGCGTAATTTATCCTGAGGCCAATTGATCAAAGAAACCATGGATGATTGCTTTTCCTTTGGATTGCCTATCAAAACAGAATTCACGACGATTATATCGGTCTGTAAGGGTGAGATTTTTGCTGTAGCATCCTGTCCAGGTTGATTTAATTTTTTTGTTTCTATTGGACCATTCAACTCAAATATGGAACGGTCAGAGAGCAGGGTACTGGAAAAGATTCTGAAAATACACGGAACATTACGTGCTTCCAAATCGCTATTGGATTTGGGTTTTATCTCCTGAGATGCCAGCTCCAGACAAGGACTTCCCTTCGTAGAAATAAAGCAATTCGAAACCAATACGTCAGCATAAGGCTGGTCGACATGAATTGCTTTCAGCTCGTCACCTGTAATCACAGAATTTTCCAGGAGAATACGTGTTTCTCCTTGAGGCCTTGCTGTTGTTGCACGAATCTTACCGATTGAATTTACCAACCGAAAGGTCCTTTTTTGATTCGCTCCAATCAACCCAAAAGAACAGTTCTGAAATGTGATGTCACTCTGATTGATCTTAAAAATATCGCATGTGCCAGAATCTGGAAATTGAGAAACATCACACAAAAAATGAATGCCTTGTAAACGAAGTACTCCACCAGAAAACGAGATCACATTTAGTTCTGTTTGCTTCTGTGTGACTTCATCCGCCTGAATCACTACAACCGGGTTCTGTTCCGAATCCGCCATAAGAATGAGTTCTGAGATATTTTGGAGACGATGTGGTTTCAGTAGAAAAGGTCCTTGGCCAAGCAGACGAATCACTGCTCCTTTTGAAGTGACAGCTTTCATCGCACTATTCAAACTTTGATAGATCCCGGCTTCTGACTTCCCTTTAGCTACTTTCAAAAGCGGTAAATTGGGATATGCTTTGCTGCCATTGCCTCCCCTGAGCGACATGAATCCAGTACCCCATCGAGGCAGATGCTTTTTTTCCTGACCTCGCACTGCCACATTTTGCCACTTCTCATTCGGTTTTTGATTCTGATCAGCCGCCTGACTCTTTTCCGCGTTGCTGTTGTCATCAGAATCACCAACCGGTTTCTGGCTCGAATCATCATCAATCGACTTTGCTTGATCGGTGTTTTCATCAGGATTCTGAGCTTCAGAGTCGTCTAGATTTGCCTGCTGCTGTTGCTGCTGATCTGCTGATGCAAAGGGATTGTTCCCTTTTCCCTGTGGAGTAGGAGCGGATGAACTAAAAGTTTTGATGCCCCACCAGATCAGTAGAATCAACAGGATCATTCCACCAATTAGCTTGGCAATCTGTATGTAATCTACGGCGACACCAGTTTCGGAAGTAGATGTATCGCTCGGAGTAACTGGAACCTTTTTCCGAGAAGACTTCTGAGGACGGCTTGCCGCTACAGATTCTCTCCGAGACTTTTTAGGCTTCTGAGAAGTTGGCTTTGTTCGCTTTTGTTGCTTGACAGGGGCTTCTTGTTTTTTCGAACGTGCAGTCTCCCTCGCTTTCATCGCAGAATCAGAAATCACCGAACCTTCTTCAATTGGAGAAGCGGGATCTTGTGTTCTCGAAAACTCGGTTGTTTCATCGGCAGCTGGTTCTGGCTCAACAGTTTTTTTTACACGTTTGTGCGAACGTTTCACCTCGGGCACAAGAGTTTCCGATTCAATCTCTACTTCCGCAGCCAACTTCTCTAAATCGAAGCTGGTACTGAGACGGCTTGATGTTTCTTCTTCGGTTGTCTCAGTTGGGCTACTGTAATCGGGCATAAATTGATTGATTTGAAAATCACTACTATCTGACGATTCATTTGCAATAGTTTCAAGTGTTGCCTGCTCACTATCCGATTCATCACTGGCCAGTGCTTCCAGAACGTTGTTGTCGACATTCGATCGTTTTAGGTTTGAATTTTTTAAGTCTTCCAGTAACTCTTCGGGGTTTTGGTATCGATCATTTTGCGATTTTGCCATCATCCGCTGAATAATGGCCACAATTCCCTCAGGTACTCGGTCATTTAACTGCCGTGGATCGGGTGGGGGAGTGGAAGCATGCGCAGCCAACTTATTGGTCAGACTTCCTTCGGAAAAGGGAGCACGCCCAGTTAACATGTGATACCAGGTACATCCCAAAGAGTAGATATCACTCCGAATATCTGCAGCCTTGCTGTCTCGCGCCTGTTCTGGCGCCATATAATCCACTGTCCCCACAGTGGTACCGGCCCGCGTAATACTTGTCTCTGTATTATCATCAATTGACCGCGCCAGCCCTAAATCTGTCAGTTTAACGACGCTATCCTGCCGAATGAGAATATTCGCAGGCTTGATGTCTCGATGCACAATGCCCTGCTGATAGGCATGAGCCAATGCTTTTGTGACCTGCGTGATAATTTCCAGTGAACGGCGAACTGGAACGCGATTCCGTTTACTGATCAGATTATGTAAGTCCGTACCCTCTACATATTCTAATGCAATATAAAGATAACCATCTTCTTCGCCCGCATCATAAACAGAAACAATATTCTCATGACGCAGATGTGCGGCTGCTTGACCTTCCGCCTTAAAGCGTTTAACAAGTACGGGATTCTCTGCTTTGTCGCGGGGTAAAACTTTCAAAGCAGCCAGCCGATTCAATGTCGTATCCCGGGCAAGAAAGACTGCTCCCATGCCTCCGGCACCGATTTCTTTTTGAATCTGATACTTACCGAGTGATTCCAGTTTGGGGACGCGCGCGGACTGGCGTTTTTTCCTTTCAGGAGTCTCCTTATTCCGCTTGGCCATCGCCTACCTCAGAACTGTCTGAATCGACAAATTCAAAAAACGCTTCACTTGCAGCATTCGTTTTTTGAATAATCAAGAATTGATTTCATGCTATTAGTTACATGAAGCTGGAAGACTATATATCATAAGGGGTTGGAAGGGGAGAGTCAAAATAGACTCTCTTTCTTTTCGATATTTCTGAGACAATGAATTCAGAAACTTTCTGCCCTGTAGCATCTTTTGTCGTCGGAATGTTCGTTAAGTCGGTTTATATTGCATCTGCCCAGTCCAGGCACTGAACAAGCCCCGATTTCATGCCACAAATGCACCATTGACCAAAGGGGTCGCAGGCAACTTCAATCGCGTCGTCTGGAATAGCGCCCCCCCAGAGAAGTTTTCCTTCCTCGTTTAACCAATACAATTCCTGCTCAACGGTCGCAGCGACAATTCGACTTGCCGTATAATCACAGGCAATCACTTTTGGTGTTCCTTCGAAAACAAGTGTACCTGCCGTCTCTCCTTCGTGATCAAAGATTAAGATCCCGTAGTTGAATCCTGCGAGATAAATCCGACGTGCATCACCGGCGAGAGCAATCCCGCCACAATTGGACCAATGTTTTTCACTCCAGATGCAATTACCTTCCAAGTCGTAACAACAGAGCAAACCATTCTCTGCAGCACCGATTAAATGTGGCTCTGTGACTTGAAATTGCAAATAACTGAGAGGGCGAATGGTTTCAAAGCTAGAGACCTTTTTCTTCTGTGAGTCTATGAGAATCGTTTTTCCACTGGCAATGCTCACGGCGATGTAGTCACCATAAGAGTCCATCGTAATTGCTAAACATTCAACAGAAAAAGAAATCGCCCATAACACATTCAGATCGCGATCAAAACAACAAATATTATTATCGGCGTAAATTGCGGCTCCCAATTTACCACGGTCACTCCAGTGAACGAGCTGTACGTCTTTAATACCGCGATTTAGATGCAGGAACTGTCCCTGTCGATCTAATAAATAAAGGCCGCCTGAAATATCGGCGGCCAGAAGTTCTCCTGTTTCCCGTGCCAAGTCCAACGCAAGTAAAGGAGCTTCTGTCGAGAATGACCACCGTAAATCGGGAGTCGGTCCTTTTCCTTGTCTGAGCCAGGTGGCACGTTCATCCATCATGGTGTTACTGCATATTGCCTTTGCAGGATTTGTAATCCACGTTTGATGTCAGAGTCTGCCGCCAGTCGTTGCTCACGTGTCGCACCATACATGGCCGTTTGCAGTTCATCTTTCTCAACCGTGATCTTGGGTTCGATCCCGATCTTACCATAAGTATTTCCTTGAGGCGAATAGAACTTAGCTGTTGTCAAACGTAAACCAGTCGAACCTCGAATAGGAAAGATACTTTGTACCGACCATTTACCATAAGTCTTACGACCAATCACAGTCGCTCGACGATGATCGGTAAGAGCCCCCGCCACGATTTCACTAGCACTGGCACTGTTCTCATCCACTAATAATACTAATGGAATCTTCCAAGTTCCAGGACGATGAGCCGTATAACTCCAGTTCTGATCTGAAACACGTCCACGAGTCGAAACTAATGTGCCTTCTTCCAGAAATCGGTCAAGAACCTCGACCGCCGCTGAAAGCAAACCACCGGGATTTCCACGGACATCCCAAATCAAGGATCGCATTCCCTGGCCATGCAATTTTTTTAACGCAGCATCCAGTTCAGAAGCAGACGTTTTCTGGAAACCTGACATTTTAATGTAAGCAATGCCGTTGTCTTGATCAAGCATCTTCACAATCGGAAAACTTTTCACCTGAACCGCTTTTCTCGTGACTCTGGCAACACGCGTCGCACCACCATCCGGACTTTCCAGCTCTAAAACAACCTGACTTCCAGAAGGACCACGTAAGAGATTGGCAGCCTGATCAGTTGTCATGTTTCGACAATCTGTTTGATCAATGCTAACAATATGATCTCCCGGCAACACGCCTCCCCGTTCAGCGGGACTGTCTGGCAGAACATTGATGAGCAACATCCCTTCGCCAATTTCCGCCTTCATCTCGATGCCAACACCGACAAACTCTCCTTCAATATTATCGTAAAGATCACCCAGACGTTCAGGAGTCAGAAAACTACTGTAATCATCGAGTGCATTACAACCACCAAACATGTATTCAGAGACCACTGCCGTGTCACGTAGTTGAAGATATTGGTAAGACAAATCACAAACTTCATTAATCAGTTGGTGTGCCCCGTGATGACTTGAAACTTGTTTGTTCCAATACTTTTCTCTTAAGATACGACGAACTGCACGAATTTTTGCAGGTGGTACATTACTCAAGTGTGTTTTGGTGAACTCGTCATTCGCAAGCGCCAGATAAAGACTCTCAGTACCATGCGCTACATACGATGTTGTGCTAAGCGGATCGACAAAATGTGACTGAATTTTTGATAAAATTTCGTCGAAAAGAATGAATGCTTCACGTCGAGACTGAGACAAGAGAACTTTAGAGAAGCTGTCATCCGTGTAACGTCGATCGATACCAAAATGAATTTTGGCACGACGCAGACCATA
The Gimesia aquarii DNA segment above includes these coding regions:
- a CDS encoding S41 family peptidase, producing MFSTTKTRLLKSLQSSNICVYLLGCSLALASTFAYADPGELPIVIPVTQSQAIAKGEEFEQTRQWIKAIEHYESALKKWPENNNIKYGLRRAKIHFGIDRRYTDDSFSKVLLSQSRREAFILFDEILSKIQSHFVDPLSTTSYVAHGTESLYLALANDEFTKTHLSNVPPAKIRAVRRILREKYWNKQVSSHHGAHQLINEVCDLSYQYLQLRDTAVVSEYMFGGCNALDDYSSFLTPERLGDLYDNIEGEFVGVGIEMKAEIGEGMLLINVLPDSPAERGGVLPGDHIVSIDQTDCRNMTTDQAANLLRGPSGSQVVLELESPDGGATRVARVTRKAVQVKSFPIVKMLDQDNGIAYIKMSGFQKTSASELDAALKKLHGQGMRSLIWDVRGNPGGLLSAAVEVLDRFLEEGTLVSTRGRVSDQNWSYTAHRPGTWKIPLVLLVDENSASASEIVAGALTDHRRATVIGRKTYGKWSVQSIFPIRGSTGLRLTTAKFYSPQGNTYGKIGIEPKITVEKDELQTAMYGATREQRLAADSDIKRGLQILQRQYAVTP
- a CDS encoding ATP-binding protein, which produces MKRFIEKEVSKATLLVIQGVDLGTRFKLGTEPAGVGRGVRNEIRILDTEASRRHALISFKNGSYIITDQNSSNGTLVNGTQIQSIKLNNGDHILIGRSLLLFSNQSIDEDSRYMAEKVDLISNEESHHSSITHEVNHHFDSVILDTADVSGIIPQHEVQNDLQALYRVAEASVSPTISQEELLKRILDLTINTVGADRGCMLITDPQSGEILPQIYSSREKIKAGSRMPVSHSIVDYVLNKKQGVRTSDAQRDQRFDGGGSILQAGIREAMCVPMQGRHELMGVIYVDTTTSHPESLLKNGAVEKFSEEHLRLLVAIGRQSALAIENYRFQNAMLKAERFAAMGQTIATLSHHIKNILQGVRGGSYLIDMGLNKSEEDLVRKGWNIVEKNQNKIYHLVMDMLTFSTERKPALEPGSINTPVKDVYELMQARAEECGVKLKCELAEDLPDSVFDHEGIHRAVLNIVINAIDAVEGSESEGIVLIETTFLAKSDQILVMISDNGAGIPEEQISKIFNLFESTKGARGTGIGLAVSQKIIREHGGEIKIESEPEKGSRFTLSIPCLDEDHPPVATL
- a CDS encoding serine/threonine protein kinase, translating into MAKRNKETPERKKRQSARVPKLESLGKYQIQKEIGAGGMGAVFLARDTTLNRLAALKVLPRDKAENPVLVKRFKAEGQAAAHLRHENIVSVYDAGEEDGYLYIALEYVEGTDLHNLISKRNRVPVRRSLEIITQVTKALAHAYQQGIVHRDIKPANILIRQDSVVKLTDLGLARSIDDNTETSITRAGTTVGTVDYMAPEQARDSKAADIRSDIYSLGCTWYHMLTGRAPFSEGSLTNKLAAHASTPPPDPRQLNDRVPEGIVAIIQRMMAKSQNDRYQNPEELLEDLKNSNLKRSNVDNNVLEALASDESDSEQATLETIANESSDSSDFQINQFMPDYSSPTETTEEETSSRLSTSFDLEKLAAEVEIESETLVPEVKRSHKRVKKTVEPEPAADETTEFSRTQDPASPIEEGSVISDSAMKARETARSKKQEAPVKQQKRTKPTSQKPKKSRRESVAASRPQKSSRKKVPVTPSDTSTSETGVAVDYIQIAKLIGGMILLILLIWWGIKTFSSSAPTPQGKGNNPFASADQQQQQQANLDDSEAQNPDENTDQAKSIDDDSSQKPVGDSDDNSNAEKSQAADQNQKPNEKWQNVAVRGQEKKHLPRWGTGFMSLRGGNGSKAYPNLPLLKVAKGKSEAGIYQSLNSAMKAVTSKGAVIRLLGQGPFLLKPHRLQNISELILMADSEQNPVVVIQADEVTQKQTELNVISFSGGVLRLQGIHFLCDVSQFPDSGTCDIFKINQSDITFQNCSFGLIGANQKRTFRLVNSIGKIRATTARPQGETRILLENSVITGDELKAIHVDQPYADVLVSNCFISTKGSPCLELASQEIKPKSNSDLEARNVPCIFRIFSSTLLSDRSIFELNGPIETKKLNQPGQDATAKISPLQTDIIVVNSVLIGNPKEKQSSMVSLINWPQDKLRAQNKSRFSGLKFQLESSLLWGWPLYLKSIDSDNTHNMFQIDSHRIWQQSWGEVVSEDAFNNQIPPKMSELRTPAFVKSLLDFSKQKSVYAISEGGLIAGCDPAKLTSLSQGQLKRISAYQDRPQNYDQLRKVFTKAKTVTFDMTKGDLSEFLKSSAISGPTNVLVNGEGICYTSPIILENKQVRLQFQQKAGGSPLIVQLKLSPSATPKRSRDKKSTAISSFFTSRNSTLEMVGGNFQIAAERRGVIPKHFLICQNSRVALDQCVLKAMLFNEKRFQSVVYVEPAAAKQTSQVMIDRSFLTASGTIVESRALRLSLEIQNGLLLGLQNLFTFDAPRSGSPSIQVSLKQSTFAPGGSVFTFQESLGTSAGTGSLQIFADDSIFMPAPSTSAVRADLSRTVSLFAIPPSLQKKKLIQWWGSSNGFMIERLNLLAESGNASQSTSTTFLEAMKSLFGEEVTQRPLVSPGGIILQEQKLPPLVKIMSSDFQLLSTCKAATWSELKQPIGANLSELEQNLKGSSNSRSKPGRNKLAF